A window of the Plasmodium knowlesi strain H genome assembly, chromosome: 2 genome harbors these coding sequences:
- a CDS encoding ATP-dependent DNA/RNA helicase PSH1, putative: MIPHLLLIAFILTSSVITTPRGRTRARGTCAPTFIRTHPFQIAKSKIQQLYRKKATYVIRERGGHHEEESRKGVRRDKRRNGISSDHRQDTKPKGESTPIKKHSVKKYDRHNHTYRAPSILKGRRKKIYTKEEVKAEKEKQLKGKLRRKNVYERNLKKGKKRNKRINNGDSDEEVDRGTDLDNDTRGDSPNVRKANEATLSGERNRRGRRTKRKRRNLSHKEQKILDMFQNDLNESIERLNKKTRKYELCRQNENLKSGMQGNEILRKVLAVSRSAEGTSRTRKTKERRGSRGNYSSADVVQMNGGVRKYVDDISDDAGEGKTKNLDKRREKEKKEKQKVGLHSSLYGEGKIHKEDTHRKVEKKSLDRRNKIKLSQGKAKNYSQEEDTDKEKRKDESIDSGEVDGDNIKKMKALIKIGKSIDPFRRRIHIDYENCTLSDEVRNRLAKFSGIIDLNANRGGKECDTKKAEEVTIKESKEEYHTFADLGIYDNFLKVYLKYNGIEKPTEYQAKFIPLLIYFMNNGYSDWKNCSGDITTVGGISNLRDASPEGTPSIQSTKETDQTTGRTKEQNDQTTGLAKEQNDKTTGRAKEQNGKTTGLAKEQNDQTTGLAKEQNDKTTGLAKEQNDRTSDSITPRGDTRKSAYPPVERIIYVNKYNERSGKLIRTFFLHCPTGTGKTLMYVLPLFQHITNVCFGVTSPWVEATKEGEPLLLADNSEVTSNGMSDSCATTTSYASIPEDGKTFYVRKEINANVTSFLCSNVKQEQKHFITQNRSNVEAMMNTLTRMNTPGEVKQPHCNEHTVRKKETLSDKHPKKDILIITYNKELAVQIYHLCKDLIDSFFKSFKSKFFELNDSLVWSHLPNVDPQRKAILERLNVNLKKKKNINVHLLIGGNNIKYQLKGLKRPKVHLIGEIPPEGDLSEGDLSEGDLSEGDLSKGDLSEGPSPEIGEENIDHVNIYVGTPGRLERLINERKIINLENISTIILDEYDFFFNSYGGKSSEETKTDKPQVENKFFSKILRSVYSSRKRDQIGRGSLHLPWTSLTNVICCSATPAVYSYLTFTRHIITTNFLRHLHGGTDLVGKKEPMGEVLPLEGGETVEKERPVEGYSSGKSFVQKNSPPIDRKMEQNMLNGLFNLKEFGKIPENLIHLNYTYDRRNREWSNSATMNFLNVLFSNPLRKNVLVFCNTKKRVMDLWSLFRNRFDVDIQTIFAEKNKKRKKVFKDINYANFFKNDLVDYKNLKKYVNFMFLSTNLLYRGINCMGFTTIVNFDMPSGPTEYVHRCGRIGRINNKGIIINIFERSFRRTYKRKIFSKLGIHPYDVDCYMNNFFTLGMEEVRGDVGKEVCKEN; this comes from the exons ATGATCCCCCACCTTCTGTTAATTGCATTCATTTTGACCTCCTCTGTGATAACCACCCCCCGTGGTAGAACCCGTGCAAGGGGCACATGTGCCCCCACGTTCATAAGAACCCACCCTTTTCAAAtagcaaaaagtaaaattcaACAActgtacagaaaaaaggcaACTTATGTAATCCGAGAAAGAGGTGGGCATCATGAGGAGGAGAGTCGAAAGGGGGTAAGACGAGACAAACGCAGAAATGGAATCTCTAGTGACCATAGGCAAGACACTAAGCCGAAGGGAGAATCTACGCCTATTAAGAAACACTCCGTGAAGAAGTACGATAGACATAACCACACCTATCGTGCGCCAAGCATTCTaaaagggaggagaaaaaaaatatatacgaaggaggaagtcaaagcggagaaggagaaacagtTGAAAGGTAagttaaggaggaaaaatgtttatgaacgaaatttaaaaaaggggaagaagcggAACAAAAGAATCAACAATGGGGATAGTGATGAGGAGGTCGACAGGGGAACAGACCTGGACAATGATACGAGAGGGGATTCACCAAATGTGAGAAAAGCAAATGAAGCGACCCTGAGTGGGGAACGAAACCGCCGTGGAAGGAGAACAAAGCGCAAAAGACGAAACCTGTCTCATAAAGAGCAGAAAATCCTGGACATGTTCCAAAATGACCTAAATGAGTCCATCGAAAggctaaataaaaaaacgagaaaatatgaactgtgcaggcaaaatgaaaacttgAAAAGTGGAATGCAGGGCAACGAAATACTACGGAAGGTCCTAGCGGTAAGTAGGTCTGCAGAAGGGACAAGCAGAACACGAAAgacgaaggaaaggagaGGATCTAGAGGGAATTATTCCAGTGCAGATGTTGTTCAGATGAACGGGGGTGTACGCAAATATGTGGACGACATTAGCGATGACGCAGGTGAgggaaaaactaaaaatTTGGATAAGAGgagagaaaaggagaagaaggagaaacagaAGGTGGGATTACATTCATCACTgtatggagaaggaaaaatccaCAAAGAGGACACACACAGAAAGGTGGAAAAGAAATCTTTGGACAGAAGGAACAAGATTAAGTTGAGTCaaggaaaggcaaaaaaCTACTCCCAGGAAGAAGACACTGATAAGGAAAAGCGAAAAGACGAAAGTATCGACAGCGGTGAAGTCGATGGAgacaacataaaaaaaatgaaagctCTTATTAAAATCGGGAAAAGTATAGACCCCTTTAGAAGAAGAATTCACATCGATTACGAAAACTGCACTCTTAGCGATGAGGTGCGTAATCGATTAGCCAAATTTAGCGGCATCATCGATTTGAATGCAAAtagagggggaaaggagTGCGACACGAAGAAAGCGGAGGAAGTAACGATAAAGGAATCGAAGGAAGAGTACCACACATTTGCAGACCTAGGAATTTATGATAACTTCCTGAAGGTCTACTTAAAATATAATGGCATTGAAAAACCGACGGAGTATCAGGCCAAGTTCATCCCGCtacttatttatttcatgAATAATGGCTATAGCGACTGGAAGAATTGCTCAGGGGATATTACCACAGTGGGAGGGATAAGCAACTTGCGAGATGCGTCTCCGGAGGGAACCCCGTCAATCCAATCAACTAAAGAAACTGACCAAACAACTGGGCGaacgaaggaacaaaatgacCAAACAACTGGGCTAgcaaaggaacaaaatgacaaaacAACTGGGAGAgcgaaggaacaaaatggcaaaacaACTGGGCTAgcgaaggaacaaaatgacCAAACAACTGGGCTAgcgaaggaacaaaatgacaaaacAACTGGGCTAgcgaaggaacaaaatgacCGAACAAGCGATTCGATCACCCCCCGTGGAGACACCCGCAAAAGCGCCTACCCCCCTGTTGAACGCATAATTTACGTGAACAAATATAACGAGAGGAGTGGAAAACTCATTCgaaccttcttcctccattgCCCCACGGGGACGGGAAAGACGCTCATGTACGTTCTTCCGCTCTTCCAGCACATTACGAATGTGTGTTTTGGTGTCACCTCTCCTTGGGTGGAAGCGACAAAAGAGGGGGAACCCTTACTTCTTGCTGATAATTCTGAAGTAACATCAAATGGAATGTCAGATTCCTGCGCAACAACAACATCTTATGCGAGCATTCCCGAAGACGGGAAAACCTTCTacgtaaggaaggaaattaaTGCCAACGTGACTTCCTTCCTCTGCTCCAACGTGAAGCAAGAACAGAAGCATTTTATCACCCAAAACAGGAGTAACGTAGAGGCAATGATGAACACCTTAACCAGGATGAACACCCCCGGAGAGGTGAAACAACCCCACTGTAACGAACACacagtgagaaaaaaagaaaccctCTCGGATAAGCATCCCAAAAAGGATATCCTCATTATTACGTACAACAAAGAGTTAGCCGTGCAGATATATCACTTGTGTAAAGATTTAATTGATTCGTTTTTCAAGTCCTTCAAGTCCAAGTTCTTCGAGCTGAATGACTCCCTCGTGTGGTCCCACTTGCCCAATGTAGACCCACAAAGAAAGGCCATATTGGAACGCTTAAAtgtgaatttaaaaaaaaaaaaaaatataaatgtgcaTCTACTAATCGGGGGGAATAACATTAAATATCAGTTGAAGGGATTGAAGCGGCCTAAGGTGCACTTGATAGGGGAAATCCCACCCGAGGGGGATCTGTCGGAGGGGGATCTGTCGGAGGGGGATCTGTCGGAGGGTGACCTGTCGAAGGGTGACCTGTCGGAGGGACCTTCACCCGAAATTGGAGAAGAGAACATCGACCACGTCAACATCTACGTAGGAACACCAGGCAGGTTAGAAAGGTTAATCAacgaaaggaaaattattaaccttgaaaatatttcaacCATCATTCTTGATgagtatgattttttttttaattcctatGGAGGCAAGAGTAGTGAAGAGACAAAGACAGACAAACCTCAGGTggagaataaatttttttctaaaatatTAAGAAGCGTATATAGTAGTAGAAAGAGGGATCAGATCGGCAGGGGTTCTCTGCACCTTCCGTGGACTTCCCTCACCAACGTTATTTGCTGTAGTGCAACTCCCGCGGTGTATTCATACCTTACCTTCACGAGGCATATTATTACGACGAACTTTTTGCGCCACCTCCATGGGGGGACTGATTTGGTGGGAAAGAAAGAACCCATGGGGGAAGTACTTCCTTTGGAGGGAGGAGAAAcggtggaaaaggaaagaccTGTGGAAGGATAttcaagtggaaaaagtTTCGTACAGAAAAATAGTCCCCCCATTGACCgtaaaatggaacaaaataTGCTAAACGGATTGTTCAATCTAAAGGAGTTCGGTAAGATTCCCGAAAATCTGATTCACCTAAATTATACGTATGATAGGAGAAATCGAGAATGGAGCAACAGTGCCACAATGAACTTCCTGAATGTACTGTTTTCGAACCCCCTGAGGAAGAACGTGTTGGTGTTTTGCAATACCAAG AAACGCGTGATGGACCTGTGGAGCCTCTTCCGAAACCGGTTTGACGTAGACATTCAGACAATCTTCGcagagaaaaacaaaaaaagaaaaaaagtattcaaGGATATTAACTACGCCAACTTTTTTAAGAATGACTTGGTCGAttacaaaaatttgaaaaagtatGTGAATTTTATGTTCCTCTCGACCAATTTGCTCTACCGTGGGATCAACTGCATGGGCTTTACCACCATCGTGAATTTCGATATGCCTTCAG GCCCCACGGAGTATGTCCACAGGTGCGGAAGAATAGGAAGGATCAACAACAAGGGAATCATTATTAACATTTTCGAAAGGAGCTTCCGGCGCACATACAAGCGCAAGATCTTCTCTAAACTGGGCATCCATCCCTACGACGTCGACTGCTacatgaataattttttcactctGGGGATGGAGGAAGTTCGCGGCGACGTAGGCAAGGAAGTCtgcaaagaaaattaa
- a CDS encoding zinc-carboxypeptidase, putative encodes MLIEDEDSSSRLHHFDCHSSGPVYLLHYLGVDGECGLRKGVWAEGDVEEAADKRKRSEEGELTICNYKEVVKDALEGNEVKFKSGHPQGEDRNHVDVRGSSGGSGRGRGNTLEANQLDLIFHESVKAIYEGTNTHVEIPTITSNGRMYDAPCHLGEEIQTTKVHKNHVYPDRIHMKEMMDQVNYPHKIENLKIFLRDRLENVNEKNRQLFLQSMNTITEILNYNFLCISRNGSDLDPASFAWHDSFVSHAMGRAWKHDSLFSPCSVNNANTGEITGSGKTTNVGKGNWEKGEKTQGKKIPSVPSSCPSNIYEKLKNVRCLEKPGLTYKYVYPPKYNSDLTREVKVPKGRILFNAKFESANLQYVLKEKNKEVYSIFLNQDMRSNEKKNQWFYFSASYVPEDYYQSDYFEEKKKKKNEQRCIDEIVNEINRDAHLDNKESLKVSFDFSDMFLVNNLNKLDKPFSVKFKIENMSRPYFLYKEGHSPLVFSVCKSVKENIQWERAAYNVIYTKNENPKYFNIKTNTFEKLSYCTYTLEFSYDFLYPYDTVYFASSLPYSYSNLLHYLGLLKSYVHRVQEGEKKINYVQGTLCRTPCGFPCPILAITNYDTGEESSPNGESYDRSAMNNTVQRKLGSSKIEGLYRNSVPKGPYQEKQVHSVESTSVPSVENQNLVYVANEAPCQCSGGNTYIEDARCMYNLCHRKMGSSRKEKEDNPRQRRPRKYSNSFMRQFELLLERHSMHPLNHDGGKRPSGSVVSPSLSGSSTHVVSPSTVGEPTVQSPREEKKIIFLTARVHPGETNASYVMHGFLSFITSDNAYADALRDNFIFIVIPMLNVDGVVLGHNRFCSNGFDLNRQWNRPIYYLHQTVHTAKSLIKKIHRNGKIIFFCDFHGHSRKYNCFLFGNSDSRAHLRGKKLPEVFPHILGSSLPWFSLEDTKFKGENMNRGVARHVCGSEFSIDCSYTFEVSLIGIKMKSNCNGVVPVGGSTNGVGKSNEPIGSIEVTETREGGEGATCNNTQKYDFCFYDENILMLTGISFGISLFKFFNFLSHHRTAISGGGNQTNKPEMSSPNGNSEMPPSRFKTNGRVQLGGQLPCHRNNLKMLGRKKKGEIVMKSNLKEVLPLGSVWVGPTSDGKSALMEPTTCLKSHLNGGDALEGDSRSSKPYVKVDGEISFPPGVSTPRSVITSGNGNGNCNKRGGEGEPNLRKDVAKRDSSVGKGRREGKEKGLSNRKKEEKEKRRNQIKESRVQEGTRGTSHNRASVKNVPTYSMKKKNWLKLLPYKNPFFCSLNGKISSGGNGRGRLHVKVCRLPGNGDNASKKERHGNLSSGSNYRTRRRIEHPCLGEDLKANICEVLQTCGKKPHGYDPQLGGKKRSVGHSHGKFSRQRKRPLRITRRKLVIIKKVNSVKGRKANGTQAKQTKKEEKKNGGLCLNHGELKREYLICLKRKKLKRGLGLIKLLRRKVKASGVGRASDDVVGEAKRKKKKKKKSDPGKGISMNTVVNGKRES; translated from the coding sequence ATGCTTATTGAAGATGAAGACAGTAGTAGTcgtcttcaccattttgattGTCATAGCTCTGGCCCTGTTTATTTACTTCATTATTTAGGGGTCGATGGGGAATGTGGGCTTAGGAAGGGAGTATGGGCTGAGGGGGATGTTGAAGAGGCGGCGgacaaaagaaagagaagcgAGGAGGGGGAACTCACAATTTGCAATTACAAAGAGGTGGTAAAGGATGCGTTGGAAGGGAATGAAGTAAAGTTCAAGTCGGGACATCCTCAAGGAGAGGACAGAAACCATGTTGATGTAAGAGGTAGCAGCGGTGGAAGTGGTAGAGGAAGAGGTAATACCCTGGAGGCGAATCAACTGGACCTGATATTTCACGAATCGGTGAAAGCCATTTATGAAGGCACCAATACGCACGTGGAAATTCCAACAATAACATCCAATGGAAGGATGTATGACGCGCCATGCCATCTGGGGGAGGAGATCCAAACGACGAAAGTGCACAAGAACCATGTCTACCCGGATAGGATTCATATGAAGGAGATGATGGACCAGGTGAACTATCcacacaaaattgaaaacttgaaaatttttttgaggGACCGCCTTGAAAATGTGAACGAAAAGAATAGGCAACTCTTTCTGCAGAGTATGAACACTATCACGGAGATACTAAATTATAACTTTTTGTGCATAAGTCGAAATGGTAGTGACTTGGACCCTGCTTCGTTTGCCTGGCACGACTCGTTTGTGAGTCATGCGATGGGGAGGGCGTGGAAGCATGACAGCCTGTTTAGCCCATGTAGCGTGAACAACGCCAATACAGGGGAAATTACTGGTTCAGGGAAAACCACAAATGTCGGAAAAGGGAATTGggaaaagggagagaaaacaCAAGGCAAGAAAATCCCATCGGTACCATCCTCATGTCCATCAAATATTTATGAGAAATTGAAGAATGTTAGATGTTTAGAGAAACCGGGGCTTACGTACAAGTATGTGTACCCGCCAAAATATAACTCAGACCTCACGAGGGAAGTGAAAGTACCTAAAGGAAGAATCTTGTTCAACGCAAAATTTGAAAGCGCAAATTTGCAGTACGTtctgaaggaaaagaataaagaagtttattctatatttttaaatcaGGACATGAGATCgaacgaaaagaagaacCAATGGTTCTATTTCAGCGCAAGTTATGTCCCAGAAGACTATTACCAGAGTGACTActttgaggaaaaaaaaaaaaaaaaaaacgaacagaGATGTATAGATGAAATTGTTAATGAAATAAATAGAGATGCTCATCTGGACAACAAGGAAAGTTTAAAAGTTTCTTTCGATTTTTCGGATATGTTTCTCGTTAATAATCTGAATAAACTGGATAAACCTTTTTCTGTCAAATTTAAAATTGAGAATATGTCTAggccttattttttatacaaGGAAGGACACTCTCCTTTGGTTTTCTCCGTATGCAAAAgtgtgaaggaaaatattcagTGGGAGAGAGCAGCCTACAATGTTATCTACACGAAAAATGAGAACCctaaatattttaatataaaaaCAAATACCTTTGAAAAGTTATCGTATTGTACATATACTCTCGAATTTTCCTATGATTTTCTCTATCCATACGACACAGTTTATTTTGCTAGCTCCCTTCCATACTCCTACTCCAACCTTCTGCACTACCTGGGGTTACTAAAAAGTTATGTACACAGGGTTCaggaaggggagaaaaaaattaactacGTGCAGGGCACATTGTGTAGGACGCCTTGTGGCTTCCCCTGCCCCATTCTAGCCATCACGAATTATGACACAGGGGAGGAATCATCTCCTAATGGGGAGAGTTATGACAGAAGTGCAATGAACAACACTGTGCAGAGAAAATTAGGATCATCTAAAATTGAAGGGTTGTATAGAAACAGCGTTCCGAAGGGACCATATCAAGAGAAACAGGTGCATTCTGTTGAAAGCACCAGTGTGCCCTCCGTGGAAAATCAGAACCTGGTATATGTCGCGAATGAAGCCCCGTGCCAATGCTCCGGGGGAAACACATACATAGAGGACGCGAGGTGCATGTACAATTTATGTCATCGCAAGATGGGAAGTAgtcgaaaagaaaaggaagacaatCCCAGACAAAGGAGACCCCGCAAATATTCGAACTCATTTATGCGCCAGTTTGAGCTCCTTCTAGAGAGGCATTCCATGCACCCGTTAAATCACGATGGAGGGAAGCGCCCGAGTGGGTCAGTGGTGTCACCTTCATTAAGTGGGTCATCTACCCATGTGGTGAGTCCGTCCACAGTGGGAGAACCAACGGTCCAATCACCAcgagaagagaagaaaataatttttctaacAGCGCGTGTGCATCCTGGAGAAACGAACGCCAGTTACGTGATGCATGGGTTCCTCTCCTTTATCACATCTGACAATGCATACGCAGATGCACTTCGCGataacttcatttttattgtaATACCGATGCTGAATGTTGATGGAGTGGTTCTTGGACACAACAGATTCTGTTCAAATGGGTTCGACCTAAACAGACAGTGGAATAGGCCAATCTATTACTTACATCAAACGGTGCACACGGCAAAGTctcttataaaaaaaattcacagaaatggaaaaatcatCTTCTTCTGTGATTTTCATGGGCactcaagaaaatataattgttttttatttggcAATTCGGATAGTCGGGCCCATCTAAGGGGTAAAAAATTGCCCGAAGTATTTCCTCATATTCTGGGATCTTCACTTCCTTGGTTTTCCCTGGAGGATACAAAGTTCAAAGGTGAGAATATGAACAGGGGCGTAGCAAGACATGTATGTGGAAGTGAATTCTCCATCGACTGCAGTTACACATTTGAAGTATCCCTCATAGGGATCAAAATGAAGAGCAACTGCAATGGGGTTGTCCCCGTGGGGGGAAGTACCAACGGGGTAGGCAAATCGAACGAACCGATTGGGTCGATTGAAGTTACTGAAACGCgcgaaggaggagaaggcgCCACCTGTAACAATACACAGAAATACgacttttgtttttatgaTGAGAATATTTTAATGCTTACAGGAATTAGTTTTGGAATAAGTCTCTTcaaatttttcaattttctctCCCACCATAGGACAGCCATATCAGGGGGGGGAAACCAGACAAACAAACCGGAGATGTCGTCCCCAAATGGGAATTCAGAAATGCCCCCTTCACGTTTTAAAACAAACGGTAGGGTTCAACTTGGTGGCCAGTTGCCATGTCATAGGAATAACCTGAAAATgttaggaaggaagaagaaaggcgAGATTGTGATGAAGTCCAATTTGAAGGAGGTTTTACCATTGGGGAGTGTATGGGTGGGGCCCACTTCAGATGGGAAGAGTGCCCTGATGGAACCCACTACATGTTTGAAGAGTCACCTTAATGGGGGAGATGCCTTAGAAGGTGATAGTCGGAGTAGTAAACCTTATGTGAAGGTGGATGGAGAGATATCATTCCCCCCAGGGGTGTCCACTCCGCGTTCTGTTATCACCAGTGGCAACGGGAACGGAAACTGTAACAAACGTGGCGGAGAAGGAGAACCGAATCTTCGAAAGGATGTTGCCAAAAGGGATTCTAGCGTGGGGAAGGGTCGGCGGGAGGGCAAAGAGAAGGGTTTATCCAAccggaagaaagaagaaaaagagaaaagaagaaatcaaataaaagaaagTCGTGTGCAGGAAGGAACGAGGGGGACCTCTCACAACAGAGCATCTGTCAAGAACGTACCAACGTATtctatgaagaaaaagaattggTTGAAGCTGCTTCCATATAagaacccttttttttgttccctaAACGGAAAAATATCTTCCGGCGGAAATGGTAGGGGACGATTACATGTAAAGGTATGCCGCCTCCCCGGGAATGGAGACAATGCATCGAAGAAGGAACGACATGGTAACTTATCCAGTGGATCGAATTACAGAACAAGGCGTAGAATAGAGCATCCCTGCTTAGGGGAGGACTTGAAAGCAAACATATGTGAAGTATTACAAACCTGTGGAAAGAAGCCCCACGGTTACGACCCCCAacttggaggaaaaaaacggtCTGTAGGACACTCCCATGGGAAGTTTTCGCGTCAGAGGAAGAGACCACTTCGGATTACTAGGAGAAAGTTGGTGATtattaaaaaagtgaattcCGTCAAGGGGAGAAAAGCAAATGGTACGCAAGCGAAGCAgacgaagaaggaggaaaaaaaaaacggtggATTGTGTTTGAACCATGGAGAACTAAAACGAGAGTATTTGATTTGcctaaaaaggaaaaaattgaaaagggggTTGGGACTAATCAAGTTGCTCAGACGGAAAGTGAAGGCGTCGGGGGTGGGGCGAGCGTCAGATGACGTAGTGGGAGAagcgaagagaaaaaaaaagaagaaaaaaaaaagtgatccaGGAAAAGGCATATCTATGAACACCGTTGTGAATGGGAAGAGAgaatcgtaa
- a CDS encoding nucleoside transporter 4, putative, with amino-acid sequence MEKHKLQPGEKAKIRAIFFFIGLLLSLPSHVIVNVSFLINRIYGGDIFVIVMGIVSGCMIISSVFQLTFERTSFNSIMVFNSLNTASMLVLLVGICIFKCSKIYVYIICGIMGLFIGYLYSACTKYSLLMAIKVNGYMITGISFSSLFFFGINLLMSYFTIEEGNVNSYYNAISLSIGTIVSIEFFVILYIMYVQVTSPFFTEQRQKIELEICRNANMDKDLSSIEQGKAKKQKSFFSRYESKSKEGDVHTSVFTSCKDKIINFKNMFNCTNITHGARLIKYYYTCLIPISFSIFVSSIVYPHMIPNKLEKGVYVNYLFMFLYQLSDMLFSLVVTVYLTAFNFLKQKYIVILCLSRLIFLGIAFKIMHLEDGSYMRTNWFVSIIIFLLGSTNGSFINISYARIGDCFEESSTKEKKIAVSSSFCALSLLMSFALAPWFCKVIIDM; translated from the exons ATGGAGAAGCACAAGCTACAGCCGGGGGAGAAGGCCAAAATACGGgccatcttctttttcatcggGCTCCTACTGAGTCTGCCATCCCATGTGATAGTGAACGTGTCCTTCCTCATAAATCGTATCTATGGCGGGGATATTTTCGTCATCGTAATGGGCATCGTATCTGGATGTATGATCATCTCCTCAGTGTTTCAGTTAACTTTTGAAAGGACATCCTTCAATTCCATCATGGTGTTTAATTCTTTAAACACAgccagtatgttggttctaCTAGTGggcatatgtatattcaAGTGTTCCAAAAtttacgtatatataatttgtgGAATTATGGGCTTGTTTATTGGTTATCTATATTCAGCCTGCACAAAATACTCTCTTCTCATGGCTATAAAAGTGAATGGTTACATGATTACGGGAATCAGCTTTAgttctctcttcttctttgggATAAATTTGTTGATGTCTTATTTTACAatcgaagaaggaaatgtgaACTCCTACTACAATGCCATTTCTTTATCCATTGGTACCATTGTGTCAATAGAGTTTTTTGTCATTCTCTATATTATGTATGTGCAAGTCACctctcctttctttactgAACAGCGCCAAAAAATTGAACTTGAAATTTGCAGAAACGCTAATATGGATAAAGATTTAAGTTCCATTGAGCAAGGGAAGGCGAAGAAACAGaaatcttttttctctagATATGAATCCAAATCCAAAGAGGGAGATGTGCATACGAGTGTCTTCACCTCGTGTAAAGATAAAATTATCAACTTCAAGAATATGTTTAACTGTACCAATATTACTCACGGAGCTAGACTCATTAAGTATTACTACACCTGCCTCATCCCTATATCCTTTTCGATTTTTGTCTCCTCCATTGTGTACCCCCATATGA TCCCCAACAAGCTCGAAAAAGGCGTCTACGTGAACTACCTATTCATGTTCCTCTACCAACTGAGTGACATGCTCTTCAGCCTCGTCGTGACGGTCTACCTGACCGCCTTTAATTTCCTCAAGCAGAAGTACATCGTGATCCTCTGCCTAAGTAGACTTATCTTCCTGGGTATCGCATTCAAAATAATGCATCTAGAAGATGGAAGCTATATGCGAACAAACTGGTTCGTGTCGATCATCATATTTCTATTAGGTTCTACCAACGGCTCGTTTATAAATATTAGTTACGCCAGAATAGGGGACTGCTTCGAAGAATCAAGCaccaaggaaaagaagatcGCCGTGTCTTCGTCTTTTTGCGCCCTCTCTCTGTTGATGAGTTTTGCTCTGGCACCTTGGTTTTGTAAGGTAATCATTGACATGTga